The following coding sequences are from one Procambarus clarkii isolate CNS0578487 chromosome 86, FALCON_Pclarkii_2.0, whole genome shotgun sequence window:
- the LOC123767511 gene encoding AP-4 complex subunit beta-1 isoform X2, protein MVEGTDLPTSDIVQLLASHDTLAKKLTCYHITNKCSTNSDLALLTANLLLRDASDANPSVRSASISALAALPGLEESSVRAVTSALSDQSAVVRRAGAVACVRLYSHASQSVLYCGLVDSLYEGLRDSDPIVITNCILALDHILQKEGGVVVNKNIAHYLLGRIMQFSECNAVYVLTLLLRYAPKSEEELILLLNGLDELFLSKASAVLIATVKLFLHWTQDHPHLKKDMLEMIQPSVCKILSQNVPEISYFMLEFLSTLGDIQKIFSSHYKYFLVRAKDPGYLKTRKLEVLPLVSTECNVCCLIEEVKPYCSDYQSFRSAVTCLGALAQVSPAACELCVSILITLLDAPTERVVIAALECLLKVFNSLPMENKSVCISKELALSSQLSVGDADTLEHTDESVPLPSTSTDTPKSETSKPLPELPQDLTKAVTRALSRGTVQEMAPSLVLRVLGRLALYLDSAPDILQRMSSLSSSSKAIHADLVTAAVRIFLSRPAQSQLLLAAILSKALKTPGEPASRAALVYSALLEGPANAALLLGADIHHVALNTHDCEG, encoded by the exons ATGGTGGAAGGCACTGACTTGCCAACCAGTGATATTGTTCAGCTACTGGCATCCCACGACACTTTGGCCAAAAAATTAACTTGCTACCACATTACTAATAA ATGTAGCACCAATTCTGACCTAGCCCTTTTGACTGCCAACCTGCTATTGAGAGATGCCAGTGATGCCAATCCTAGTGTACGAAGTGCCAGTATTTCTGCCCTGGCAGCTCTGCCAGGGCTAGAGGAGAGTTCTGTCCGTGCAGTTACCTCAGCGCTCTCTGACCAATCAGCAGTT GTGCGTCGAGCAGGTGCAGTGGCCTGTGTTAGACTGTATTCTCATGCTTCCCAGTCTGTACTTTACTGTGGTTTAGTGGATTCGCTCTATGAGGGATTACGAGACTCGGACCCCATTGTCATTACCAATTGCATTCTTGCCCTTGATCACATCCTGCAAAAGGAGGGTGGAGTGGTGGTCAATAAGAATATCGCACACTACCTCTTGGGAAGAATCATGCAGTTCTCAGAATGTAATGCTGTTTATGTGCTCACACTCCTTCTCAG GTACGCACCTAAATCTGAGGAGGAGCTAATTCTACTCTTAAATGGTTTGGATGAACTTTTTCTCTCCAAGGCCTCGGCAGTTCTTATAGCTACTGTAAAATTATTTCTTCACTGGACACAAGATCATCCTCATCTGAAGAAAGATATGCTTGAAATGATACAACCTTCTGTGTGTAAGATACTCAGCCAAAATGTTCCTGAGATTTCTTATTTCATGTTGGAGTTCCTTAGTACTCTGGGAGATATACAAAAAATATTTAGCTCCCATTACAAATACTTTTTAGTGCGAGCAAAAGATCCGGGCTATTTGAAGACTCGGAAGCTTGAAGTGCTTCCGCTTGTAAGCACAGAATGTAATGTTTGTTGCCTTATAGAGGAGGTAAAGCCATATTGTAGTGATTATCAAAGTTTTCGAAGTGCAGTTACATGTTTGGGAGCATTGGCCCAAGTTAGTCCTGCTGCTTGTGAACTGTGTGTATCAATACTGATAACATTATTGGATGCACCAACAGAAAGAGTAGTTATAGCTGCTTTAGAATGTCTTCTGAAGGTTTTTAATTCTCTACCAATGGAAAATAAGTCTGTTTGCATTTCCAAAGAACTTGCATTATCATCACAATTATCTGTAGGAGATGCTGACACACTTGAGCATACTGATGAGTCTGTGCCTCTTCCATCCACATCTACAGACACCCCTAAATCTGAAACATCAAAACCCCTGCCAGAATTACCACAAGACCTCACAAAAGCTGTAACTAGAGCCTTGTCTAGAGGCACTGTTCAAGAAATGGCTCCCTCCTTAGTCCTTCGTGTTCTTGGCAGATTAGCTCTATATTTGGACTCTGCCCCAGATATTCTTCAACGTATGTCATCACTGTCATCTTCATCTAAAGCCATCCATGCTGATTTAGTTACGGCTGCTGTCCGAATATTCTTGTCTCGACCCGCACAGTCTCAACTCTTATTAGCAGCTATTCTTTCCAAAGCTCTTAAGACTCCTGGCGAGCCTGCTTCTCGTGCTGCTTTAGTTTATTCAGCACTTCTTGAGGGTCCTGCTAATGCAGCTCTCCTCCTTGGGGCTGATATTCACCATGTAGCACTGAACACACATGATTGTGAAGGGTAG
- the LOC123767511 gene encoding AP-4 complex subunit beta-1 isoform X1 has translation MAPVSPDEKLQLAKMVEGTDLPTSDIVQLLASHDTLAKKLTCYHITNKCSTNSDLALLTANLLLRDASDANPSVRSASISALAALPGLEESSVRAVTSALSDQSAVVRRAGAVACVRLYSHASQSVLYCGLVDSLYEGLRDSDPIVITNCILALDHILQKEGGVVVNKNIAHYLLGRIMQFSECNAVYVLTLLLRYAPKSEEELILLLNGLDELFLSKASAVLIATVKLFLHWTQDHPHLKKDMLEMIQPSVCKILSQNVPEISYFMLEFLSTLGDIQKIFSSHYKYFLVRAKDPGYLKTRKLEVLPLVSTECNVCCLIEEVKPYCSDYQSFRSAVTCLGALAQVSPAACELCVSILITLLDAPTERVVIAALECLLKVFNSLPMENKSVCISKELALSSQLSVGDADTLEHTDESVPLPSTSTDTPKSETSKPLPELPQDLTKAVTRALSRGTVQEMAPSLVLRVLGRLALYLDSAPDILQRMSSLSSSSKAIHADLVTAAVRIFLSRPAQSQLLLAAILSKALKTPGEPASRAALVYSALLEGPANAALLLGADIHHVALNTHDCEG, from the exons ATGGTGGAAGGCACTGACTTGCCAACCAGTGATATTGTTCAGCTACTGGCATCCCACGACACTTTGGCCAAAAAATTAACTTGCTACCACATTACTAATAA ATGTAGCACCAATTCTGACCTAGCCCTTTTGACTGCCAACCTGCTATTGAGAGATGCCAGTGATGCCAATCCTAGTGTACGAAGTGCCAGTATTTCTGCCCTGGCAGCTCTGCCAGGGCTAGAGGAGAGTTCTGTCCGTGCAGTTACCTCAGCGCTCTCTGACCAATCAGCAGTT GTGCGTCGAGCAGGTGCAGTGGCCTGTGTTAGACTGTATTCTCATGCTTCCCAGTCTGTACTTTACTGTGGTTTAGTGGATTCGCTCTATGAGGGATTACGAGACTCGGACCCCATTGTCATTACCAATTGCATTCTTGCCCTTGATCACATCCTGCAAAAGGAGGGTGGAGTGGTGGTCAATAAGAATATCGCACACTACCTCTTGGGAAGAATCATGCAGTTCTCAGAATGTAATGCTGTTTATGTGCTCACACTCCTTCTCAG GTACGCACCTAAATCTGAGGAGGAGCTAATTCTACTCTTAAATGGTTTGGATGAACTTTTTCTCTCCAAGGCCTCGGCAGTTCTTATAGCTACTGTAAAATTATTTCTTCACTGGACACAAGATCATCCTCATCTGAAGAAAGATATGCTTGAAATGATACAACCTTCTGTGTGTAAGATACTCAGCCAAAATGTTCCTGAGATTTCTTATTTCATGTTGGAGTTCCTTAGTACTCTGGGAGATATACAAAAAATATTTAGCTCCCATTACAAATACTTTTTAGTGCGAGCAAAAGATCCGGGCTATTTGAAGACTCGGAAGCTTGAAGTGCTTCCGCTTGTAAGCACAGAATGTAATGTTTGTTGCCTTATAGAGGAGGTAAAGCCATATTGTAGTGATTATCAAAGTTTTCGAAGTGCAGTTACATGTTTGGGAGCATTGGCCCAAGTTAGTCCTGCTGCTTGTGAACTGTGTGTATCAATACTGATAACATTATTGGATGCACCAACAGAAAGAGTAGTTATAGCTGCTTTAGAATGTCTTCTGAAGGTTTTTAATTCTCTACCAATGGAAAATAAGTCTGTTTGCATTTCCAAAGAACTTGCATTATCATCACAATTATCTGTAGGAGATGCTGACACACTTGAGCATACTGATGAGTCTGTGCCTCTTCCATCCACATCTACAGACACCCCTAAATCTGAAACATCAAAACCCCTGCCAGAATTACCACAAGACCTCACAAAAGCTGTAACTAGAGCCTTGTCTAGAGGCACTGTTCAAGAAATGGCTCCCTCCTTAGTCCTTCGTGTTCTTGGCAGATTAGCTCTATATTTGGACTCTGCCCCAGATATTCTTCAACGTATGTCATCACTGTCATCTTCATCTAAAGCCATCCATGCTGATTTAGTTACGGCTGCTGTCCGAATATTCTTGTCTCGACCCGCACAGTCTCAACTCTTATTAGCAGCTATTCTTTCCAAAGCTCTTAAGACTCCTGGCGAGCCTGCTTCTCGTGCTGCTTTAGTTTATTCAGCACTTCTTGAGGGTCCTGCTAATGCAGCTCTCCTCCTTGGGGCTGATATTCACCATGTAGCACTGAACACACATGATTGTGAAGGGTAG